From the genome of Geothrix sp. 21YS21S-4, one region includes:
- a CDS encoding NADH-quinone oxidoreductase subunit N, with protein MSLTPSQWAALLPLILPALGACLIPLMSLDKDQGSAKWIRAVMYATALLAVGASFWYLTDLWQTGAQPSFFQLRMDRLAQFSGIFILVAAALAILQSWDHFHQEGWVKGETLSLLLFSVAGMMLFVSTTHFVALFLGLELFSLPLYALVGTVRLRPESAEGGMKYFITGAVASSCFLMGGVLIYGLSGTLDLSAAAVVLKAQGLGMDPLVLAGAALLLLGFLFKVSAVPFHQWTPDAYEASPHPIAGFMSVATKGAAFIALLRVFPGSFAPLGAVGVKAQAGIAALAVLTLVVGNLTALVQSNVKRMLAYSSISHAGYLMLGLVAGTPAAYAGMLFYLVIYLAMNMGAFGLLTAYGLVGERTTFEDLRGLGWKRPALGFCAAVFMLSLAGIPPMGGFYGKYMIFRELVASGHVGLAILGVLASLVSAYYYLRFLVALFLQAPVAEAERLASDRPAVHAPFAGATVLVSAAIVLAGGFLQYFLVDGFVRRALVDGLGFIR; from the coding sequence ATGAGCCTCACTCCCAGCCAGTGGGCGGCGCTGCTGCCGCTGATCCTGCCCGCCCTCGGCGCCTGCCTGATCCCCCTGATGTCCCTCGACAAGGATCAGGGCAGCGCCAAGTGGATCCGGGCCGTCATGTACGCCACGGCGCTCCTGGCCGTGGGCGCCAGCTTCTGGTACCTCACCGACCTGTGGCAGACCGGCGCCCAGCCCAGCTTCTTCCAGCTGCGGATGGACCGCCTGGCGCAGTTCTCCGGGATTTTCATCCTCGTCGCCGCGGCCCTCGCCATCCTCCAGAGTTGGGACCACTTCCACCAGGAGGGCTGGGTGAAGGGGGAGACCCTTTCGCTGCTGCTGTTCTCCGTCGCGGGGATGATGCTGTTCGTCTCCACCACCCACTTCGTGGCCCTGTTCCTGGGCCTCGAACTGTTCAGCCTGCCCCTCTACGCCCTGGTGGGCACGGTGCGGCTGCGGCCGGAAAGCGCCGAAGGCGGCATGAAGTACTTCATCACGGGCGCCGTGGCCTCCAGCTGCTTCCTGATGGGCGGCGTGCTGATCTACGGCCTGAGCGGCACCCTCGATCTGTCCGCCGCGGCGGTGGTCCTGAAGGCCCAGGGACTGGGCATGGATCCGCTGGTCCTGGCGGGTGCCGCGCTGCTGCTGCTGGGCTTCCTGTTCAAGGTCTCGGCGGTGCCCTTCCACCAGTGGACGCCGGACGCCTACGAGGCCTCGCCCCATCCCATCGCCGGGTTCATGTCCGTGGCCACCAAGGGCGCGGCGTTCATCGCCCTCCTTCGTGTCTTTCCCGGCAGCTTCGCGCCCCTCGGCGCGGTGGGCGTCAAGGCCCAGGCGGGAATCGCCGCTCTGGCGGTCCTCACCCTGGTGGTGGGGAACCTCACGGCCCTGGTCCAGTCGAACGTGAAGCGGATGCTGGCGTATTCCAGCATCAGCCACGCGGGCTACCTGATGCTGGGCCTGGTGGCGGGCACACCCGCGGCCTACGCCGGGATGCTGTTCTACCTCGTGATCTACCTCGCCATGAACATGGGGGCCTTCGGCCTGCTGACGGCCTACGGCCTCGTGGGCGAGCGCACCACCTTCGAGGATCTCCGCGGCCTGGGCTGGAAGCGGCCGGCCCTGGGCTTTTGCGCGGCCGTGTTCATGCTGAGCCTGGCGGGCATCCCCCCCATGGGTGGGTTCTACGGGAAGTACATGATCTTCCGGGAGCTGGTGGCGTCGGGCCACGTGGGCCTGGCGATCCTGGGCGTCCTCGCCAGCCTCGTGTCCGCCTACTACTACCTCCGCTTCCTGGTGGCGCTGTTCCTCCAGGCGCCCGTCGCCGAGGCCGAGCGCCTGGCTTCGGACCGCCCCGCGGTCCACGCCCCCTTCGCGGGCGCGACGGTGCTGGTGTCCGCGGCCATCGTCCTGGCGGGGGGCTTCCTCCAGTATTTCCTGGTGGACGGCTTCGTGCGCCGGGCGCTGGTGGACGGGCTGGGCTTCATCCGCTGA
- a CDS encoding NuoM family protein: MTWLNSHPLTFLTFAPAILGLLLLLLPHGMGKLTRMLAFLGALAVFVLGLAWLLGRPAGMVLVERAPWFTLVGLPVDYSLAVDGLNLWLVVLTTFLVPLTMLGTWNSLKERIGTFAALFLMLETGMLGALMAQDLFFFYLFWEAMLIPMYFMIGVWGGDERRYAANKFFLYTLAGSLLWLVALLYLAGKAGGFTPALMAQAASTLPFSVQCWLFIAFAVAFAIKVPLFPLHTWLPDAHVQAPTAGSVILAGVLLKLGGYGFVRFAIPIFPQAAMHYAKPIALLSVIAIVYGALVAMVQRDIKKLVAYSSVSHMGFVMLGLASMTVIGTQGAMLQMLNHGVSTGALFLLVGMVYDRAHTRMIADFGGVAVKMPVFTAFFLIVTLSSIGLPLTNGFVGEFWILNGTFLSGFGWGRLYACLATSGVLLGAVYMLWMFMRVFWGPENKDEDSGTHHLHTDLNAREIAVMLPLVVLIVWMGVHPRTFVAASEAPVTALLQEIQAPAPRGFVLKPAIHEAQAPGGESHASEAAAPEVHR; this comes from the coding sequence CTCCTGGGCCGCCCCGCGGGGATGGTCCTCGTCGAGCGCGCGCCCTGGTTCACGCTGGTGGGCCTGCCGGTGGACTACTCCCTGGCGGTGGACGGCCTCAACCTGTGGCTGGTGGTGCTCACGACCTTCCTGGTGCCCCTCACCATGCTGGGCACCTGGAACAGCCTCAAGGAGCGCATCGGCACCTTCGCGGCGCTGTTCCTCATGCTGGAGACCGGGATGCTGGGCGCCCTGATGGCCCAGGACCTGTTCTTCTTCTACCTGTTCTGGGAAGCGATGCTGATCCCGATGTATTTCATGATCGGGGTCTGGGGCGGCGACGAGCGCCGCTACGCCGCCAACAAGTTCTTCCTCTACACCCTGGCGGGATCGCTGCTGTGGCTGGTGGCGCTGCTCTACCTGGCGGGGAAGGCCGGCGGATTCACCCCCGCGCTGATGGCCCAGGCCGCCTCCACGCTGCCCTTCAGCGTCCAGTGCTGGCTGTTCATCGCCTTCGCCGTGGCCTTCGCCATCAAGGTACCGCTGTTCCCGCTGCACACCTGGTTGCCGGACGCCCATGTCCAGGCGCCCACGGCCGGTTCCGTCATCCTGGCCGGCGTCCTGCTGAAGCTGGGCGGCTACGGGTTCGTGCGCTTCGCCATCCCGATCTTCCCCCAGGCGGCGATGCACTACGCCAAGCCCATCGCCCTCCTCAGCGTCATCGCCATCGTCTACGGCGCATTGGTGGCCATGGTCCAGCGAGACATCAAGAAGCTGGTGGCCTACTCCTCCGTGAGCCACATGGGCTTCGTGATGCTGGGACTGGCTTCGATGACCGTCATCGGCACCCAGGGCGCCATGCTCCAGATGCTGAACCACGGCGTCAGCACCGGCGCGCTCTTCCTGCTGGTGGGCATGGTCTACGACCGCGCCCACACCCGCATGATCGCGGACTTCGGCGGCGTTGCCGTGAAGATGCCCGTGTTCACGGCCTTCTTCCTGATCGTGACCCTCAGCTCCATCGGCCTGCCCCTGACCAACGGGTTCGTGGGCGAGTTCTGGATCCTGAACGGCACCTTCCTGTCCGGCTTCGGCTGGGGCCGCCTCTATGCCTGCCTCGCCACGTCCGGCGTGCTGCTGGGCGCGGTCTACATGCTGTGGATGTTCATGCGCGTCTTCTGGGGCCCCGAGAACAAGGACGAGGACAGCGGCACCCACCACCTGCACACCGACCTGAACGCCCGCGAGATCGCGGTGATGCTGCCCCTGGTGGTGCTCATCGTGTGGATGGGCGTCCATCCCCGGACCTTCGTCGCCGCCAGCGAGGCGCCCGTGACCGCCCTCCTTCAGGAGATCCAGGCGCCGGCGCCCCGGGGCTTCGTCCTGAAGCCGGCCATCCATGAGGCTCAGGCTCCGGGCGGCGAATCCCACGCATCCGAAGCCGCCGCCCCCGAGGTGCACCGATGA